A region of Chelonia mydas isolate rCheMyd1 chromosome 7, rCheMyd1.pri.v2, whole genome shotgun sequence DNA encodes the following proteins:
- the ATP5MK gene encoding ATP synthase membrane subunit K, mitochondrial, with product MAGHDSGTQHKFTGFQKYFNSYTITGRRNYVIATYASIAMIILYFKLRPKKQSPAVTEK from the exons ATGGCAGGACATGACTCTGGAACACAGCACAAGTTCACTGGTTTTCAGAAATACTTCAATTCCTACACCATAACAGGCAGAAGGAAT taTGTAATAGCTACATATGCAAGCATTGCCATGATCATCTTATATTTCAAGCTAAGGCCTAAAAAACAAAGTCCAGCAGTGACGGAAAAATAG
- the TAF5 gene encoding transcription initiation factor TFIID subunit 5 isoform X2 — MAALPEEPAEVVVKPDPEGGVPPQPPPVPSPAAPPTTAPAEGEAAGTPGSGGEAAPPKPAPPGPAASPAPTDRQTLLAVLQFLRRNNLHESEDILRREARLLGEEVAAAALSPSGPGAQGTPGGETDAAGGEALLSRVAAAASGAAGGSVAVGAAAAPGAAAAVVAVPPGKVGGGVPVEDQPDVSAVLSAYKQQGDPALYEEYYSGLKHFIECALDCHRAELSQLFYPLFVHMYLELVYNQHENEAKSFFEKFHGDQECYYQDDLRVLSSLTKKEHMKGNETMLDFRTSKFVLRISRDSYQLLKRHLQEKQNNQIWNIVQEHLYIDIFDGMPRSKQQIDAMVGSLAGEAKREANKAKVFFGLLKEPEIEVPLDDEDEEGENEEGKPKKKKPKRESMGSKSKKQDPNAPPQTRIPLPELKDSDKLDKIMNMKEATKRVRLAPECLPSICFYTFLNAYQGLTAVDVTDDSSMIVGGFADSTVRVWSVTPKKLRSVKSAADLSLIDKESDDVLERIMDEKTASELKILYGHSGPVYGTSFSPDRNYLLSCSEDGTVRLWSLQTFTCLVGYKGHNYPVWDTQFSPYGYYFVSGGHDRVARLWATDHYQPLRIFAGHLADVTCTRFHPNSNYIATGSADRTVRLWDVLNGNCVRIFTGHKGPIHSLAFSPNGRFLATGATDGRVLLWDIGHGLMVGELKGHTDTVYALRFSRDGEILASGSMDNTVRLWDAVKVFEDLETDDFTTATGHINLPENSQDLLLGTYMTKSTPVIHIHFTRRNLLLASGAYSPQ, encoded by the exons ATGGCGGCTCTACCTGAGGAGCCGGCTGAAGTGGTGGTGAAGCCGGACCCGGAGGGGGGTGTCCCGCCGCAGCCCCCTCCGGTTCCCTCGCCCGCCGCTCCCCCCACCACGGCGCCGGCGGAGGGGGAGGCGGCGGGGACCCCGGGGAGCGGAGGGGAGGCCGCTCCCCCCAAGCCGGCCCCCCCGGGTCCGgccgcctcccccgcccccacggACCGGCAGACCCTCCTGGCCGTGCTCCAGTTCCTGCGCCGCAACAACCTCCACGAGTCCGAGGACATCCTGCGCCGGGAGGCCcggctgctgggggaggaggtggccgcGGCTGCCCTCAGCCCCTCGGGACCCGGCGCCCAGGGGACCCCTGGTGGGGAGACAGACGCCGCCGGGGGCGAGGCGCTGCTCAGCCGGGTCGCCGCCGCCGCCTCTGGAGCGGCCGGAGGGAGCGTCGCTGTTGGTGCCGCCGCAGCCCCCGGCGCCGCCGCCGCTGTCGTCGCGGTACCGCCGGGGAAAG TTGGAGGAGGTGTTCCTGTAGAAGACCAGCCAGATGTGAGTGCAGTGTTGTCTGCCTACAAACAGCAGGGGGACCCAGCACTGTACGAGGAATACTACAGTGGACTGAAGCATTTTATTGAGTGTGCCCTAGACTGTCATCGGGCTGAATTATCCCAGTTGTTTTATCCTCtctttgtgcatatgtatttggAATTGGTCTACAACCAGCATGAGAATGAAGCAAAGTCTTTCTTTGAAAA GTTTCATGGGGATCAAGAGTGTTATTACCAAGACGACCTGCGTGTATTATCTAGTTTAACCAAAAAGGAGCACATGAAAGGGAATGAGACCATGCTGGATTTCCGAACAAGCAAGTTTGTGCTGCGCATTTCTCGTGACTCTTATCAACTCTTGAAGAGACACCTTCAGGAAAAACAGAACAATCAGATCTGGAACATTGTTCAGGAGCATCTATACATTGATATCTTTGATGGAATGCCTCGCAGTAAACAACAGATAGATGCTATGGTGGGAAGCTTGGCAGGGGAGGCTAAACGGGAGGCTAATAAAGCAAAG GTTTTCTTTGGCTTATTAAAAGAACCAGAGATTGAGGTGCCTTTGGATGATGAGGATGAAGAGGGGGAGAATGAGGAAGGAaaaccaaagaagaaaaaacctaAAAGAGAGAGCATGGGATCAAAAAGTAAAAAGCAAGACCCTAATGCTCCTCCACAAACCAG AATTCCTCTTCCTGAACTGAAAGACTCTGACAAGCTGGATAAAATAATGAATATGAAGGAAGCCACAAAACGTGTGCGTCTTGCTCCGGAATGTTTGCCTTCCATCTGTTTCTACACATTCCTTAATGCCTATCAG GGTCTTACTGCAGTGGATGTCACTGATGACTCTAGCATGATTGTAGGAGGCTTTGCTGACTCCACTGTAAGAGTATGGTCTGTGACACCAAAAAAGCTACGCAGCGTGAAATCAGCAGCAG ATCTCAGTCTCATAGACAAAGAATCAGATGATGTCTTGGAGAGGATCATGGATGAGAAAACAGCAAGCGAGTTGAAGATTTTATATGGTCACAGTGGACCTGTCTATGGTACCAGCTTCAGTCCTGATAg GAACTACCTCTTGTCCTGTTCAGAGGATGGCACTGTCAGATTGTGGAGCCTTCAAACGTTCACTTGCCTCGTGGGATATAAAGGACACAACTATCCAGTGTGGGATACGCAGTTCTCTCCCTATGGATATTACTTTGTATCAGGTGGACATGACAGAGTGGCTCG CCTGTGGGCTACGGATCACTATCAGCCTTTACGGATATTTGCTGGCCATCTTGCTGACGTCACATGTACCCGGTTTCACCCCAACTCCAACTATATTGCCACGGGCTCAGCAGACAGGACTGTACGACTCTGGGATGTTCTGAACGGGAACTGTGTAAGAATCTTCACTGGACATAAG GGACCAATTCATTCATTGGCATTTTCTCCTAATGGACGATTCCTGGCTACTGGAGCAACAGATGGAAGAGTGCTTCTGTGGGATATTGGCCATGGTTTGATGGTGGGAGAGTTGAAAGGGCACACTGATACAGTCTATGCACTCAGATTCAGTAGAGATGGGGAAATTTTAGCATCAG GTTCAATGGATAACACGGTCCGGCTATGGGATGCTGTGAAAGTATTTGAAGACTTAGAAACTGATGATTTTACTACAGCCACTGGACATATAAACCTGCCTGAAAACTCTCAGGACTTGCTGTTGGGTACATACATGACCAAATCAACCCCAGTCATACACATCCATTTTACCCGCAGAAACTTGCTACTAGCTTCTGGAGCATATAGTCCACAATAA
- the TAF5 gene encoding transcription initiation factor TFIID subunit 5 isoform X1 yields the protein MAALPEEPAEVVVKPDPEGGVPPQPPPVPSPAAPPTTAPAEGEAAGTPGSGGEAAPPKPAPPGPAASPAPTDRQTLLAVLQFLRRNNLHESEDILRREARLLGEEVAAAALSPSGPGAQGTPGGETDAAGGEALLSRVAAAASGAAGGSVAVGAAAAPGAAAAVVAVPPGKVGGGVPVEDQPDVSAVLSAYKQQGDPALYEEYYSGLKHFIECALDCHRAELSQLFYPLFVHMYLELVYNQHENEAKSFFEKFHGDQECYYQDDLRVLSSLTKKEHMKGNETMLDFRTSKFVLRISRDSYQLLKRHLQEKQNNQIWNIVQEHLYIDIFDGMPRSKQQIDAMVGSLAGEAKREANKAKVFFGLLKEPEIEVPLDDEDEEGENEEGKPKKKKPKRESMGSKSKKQDPNAPPQTRIPLPELKDSDKLDKIMNMKEATKRVRLAPECLPSICFYTFLNAYQGLTAVDVTDDSSMIVGGFADSTVRVWSVTPKKLRSVKSAADLSLIDKESDDVLERIMDEKTASELKILYGHSGPVYGTSFSPDRNYLLSCSEDGTVRLWSLQTFTCLVGYKGHNYPVWDTQFSPYGYYFVSGGHDRVARLINYSLLLSLWATDHYQPLRIFAGHLADVTCTRFHPNSNYIATGSADRTVRLWDVLNGNCVRIFTGHKGPIHSLAFSPNGRFLATGATDGRVLLWDIGHGLMVGELKGHTDTVYALRFSRDGEILASGSMDNTVRLWDAVKVFEDLETDDFTTATGHINLPENSQDLLLGTYMTKSTPVIHIHFTRRNLLLASGAYSPQ from the exons ATGGCGGCTCTACCTGAGGAGCCGGCTGAAGTGGTGGTGAAGCCGGACCCGGAGGGGGGTGTCCCGCCGCAGCCCCCTCCGGTTCCCTCGCCCGCCGCTCCCCCCACCACGGCGCCGGCGGAGGGGGAGGCGGCGGGGACCCCGGGGAGCGGAGGGGAGGCCGCTCCCCCCAAGCCGGCCCCCCCGGGTCCGgccgcctcccccgcccccacggACCGGCAGACCCTCCTGGCCGTGCTCCAGTTCCTGCGCCGCAACAACCTCCACGAGTCCGAGGACATCCTGCGCCGGGAGGCCcggctgctgggggaggaggtggccgcGGCTGCCCTCAGCCCCTCGGGACCCGGCGCCCAGGGGACCCCTGGTGGGGAGACAGACGCCGCCGGGGGCGAGGCGCTGCTCAGCCGGGTCGCCGCCGCCGCCTCTGGAGCGGCCGGAGGGAGCGTCGCTGTTGGTGCCGCCGCAGCCCCCGGCGCCGCCGCCGCTGTCGTCGCGGTACCGCCGGGGAAAG TTGGAGGAGGTGTTCCTGTAGAAGACCAGCCAGATGTGAGTGCAGTGTTGTCTGCCTACAAACAGCAGGGGGACCCAGCACTGTACGAGGAATACTACAGTGGACTGAAGCATTTTATTGAGTGTGCCCTAGACTGTCATCGGGCTGAATTATCCCAGTTGTTTTATCCTCtctttgtgcatatgtatttggAATTGGTCTACAACCAGCATGAGAATGAAGCAAAGTCTTTCTTTGAAAA GTTTCATGGGGATCAAGAGTGTTATTACCAAGACGACCTGCGTGTATTATCTAGTTTAACCAAAAAGGAGCACATGAAAGGGAATGAGACCATGCTGGATTTCCGAACAAGCAAGTTTGTGCTGCGCATTTCTCGTGACTCTTATCAACTCTTGAAGAGACACCTTCAGGAAAAACAGAACAATCAGATCTGGAACATTGTTCAGGAGCATCTATACATTGATATCTTTGATGGAATGCCTCGCAGTAAACAACAGATAGATGCTATGGTGGGAAGCTTGGCAGGGGAGGCTAAACGGGAGGCTAATAAAGCAAAG GTTTTCTTTGGCTTATTAAAAGAACCAGAGATTGAGGTGCCTTTGGATGATGAGGATGAAGAGGGGGAGAATGAGGAAGGAaaaccaaagaagaaaaaacctaAAAGAGAGAGCATGGGATCAAAAAGTAAAAAGCAAGACCCTAATGCTCCTCCACAAACCAG AATTCCTCTTCCTGAACTGAAAGACTCTGACAAGCTGGATAAAATAATGAATATGAAGGAAGCCACAAAACGTGTGCGTCTTGCTCCGGAATGTTTGCCTTCCATCTGTTTCTACACATTCCTTAATGCCTATCAG GGTCTTACTGCAGTGGATGTCACTGATGACTCTAGCATGATTGTAGGAGGCTTTGCTGACTCCACTGTAAGAGTATGGTCTGTGACACCAAAAAAGCTACGCAGCGTGAAATCAGCAGCAG ATCTCAGTCTCATAGACAAAGAATCAGATGATGTCTTGGAGAGGATCATGGATGAGAAAACAGCAAGCGAGTTGAAGATTTTATATGGTCACAGTGGACCTGTCTATGGTACCAGCTTCAGTCCTGATAg GAACTACCTCTTGTCCTGTTCAGAGGATGGCACTGTCAGATTGTGGAGCCTTCAAACGTTCACTTGCCTCGTGGGATATAAAGGACACAACTATCCAGTGTGGGATACGCAGTTCTCTCCCTATGGATATTACTTTGTATCAGGTGGACATGACAGAGTGGCTCG TCTTATAAACTATTCTCTTCTGTTAAGCCTGTGGGCTACGGATCACTATCAGCCTTTACGGATATTTGCTGGCCATCTTGCTGACGTCACATGTACCCGGTTTCACCCCAACTCCAACTATATTGCCACGGGCTCAGCAGACAGGACTGTACGACTCTGGGATGTTCTGAACGGGAACTGTGTAAGAATCTTCACTGGACATAAG GGACCAATTCATTCATTGGCATTTTCTCCTAATGGACGATTCCTGGCTACTGGAGCAACAGATGGAAGAGTGCTTCTGTGGGATATTGGCCATGGTTTGATGGTGGGAGAGTTGAAAGGGCACACTGATACAGTCTATGCACTCAGATTCAGTAGAGATGGGGAAATTTTAGCATCAG GTTCAATGGATAACACGGTCCGGCTATGGGATGCTGTGAAAGTATTTGAAGACTTAGAAACTGATGATTTTACTACAGCCACTGGACATATAAACCTGCCTGAAAACTCTCAGGACTTGCTGTTGGGTACATACATGACCAAATCAACCCCAGTCATACACATCCATTTTACCCGCAGAAACTTGCTACTAGCTTCTGGAGCATATAGTCCACAATAA